TATTCGGATTACTAATCACAAGGCGCTTCATATTATGGCACGAGTGGAACATATCGGAGACTCCATTGTGTACTGGAAGTGATCCATTGAAGCAGATATCCTCACACTTTGGCAAAGAGTGCTTGTTGAAGACGGTGAAAACATCCGAATTTTCAGGGAAGTTGTTGAATCGAAGAGTAATGAGTTCCTTGGCGAACAGCTCCAAAAGATCATTGACTGCCAAGTCGATCTTGTCAGTGAGGCACGTGAAGATGGAGTGGAAATGAGCTCTGCAAAAATGTGTACTTTGATGTAAAGAGAACGAGAAGAGAGACAGAGTGTTAGGCACGGCTGCTAGGTCGTCGCGAGAGGGCCTATGCCGATTTCGTCATTTCGTGAAATGTCTTTCTCGAACAAAGAGATAGAAGGTCATTTGAGatgggaaattgaaaagaaatgaaaaaagctTCGTCTCTAGGAGAtcagatttttcttcaaagcTCACCTTCCACGTCGGTAGCTTCCTTTCCGATTGAGAATCATTTCGAATTGCACCTTCTCCTTGGAACACTTCTCCTCGTCGCAGCACTCATCCTTCGGAAGCGTGATGTGGAGATGAGCCTGGAACATTGTgaaattaaagtatttttgataaattatacACAGTAGTAATTTATAATGAGAAACGACGTTCACTGTCGCCGCCCTTCCCACAACGCCTACTAACATCTATGCATCGGTGGTCAGTGTTAGTGAGGTGTGTGAAAAGAGCGGCGATCGGAACAAttctaaataaatatttgaaaatttaaattacctCGTAATGTCCAATGACGAACTGGACAAGCTCGCGAAGCTTTGAGGAAGACTTCGAAAGAAGACAAAGTGATGGTGGATGATCAGCAAGAGAATACGAGATCTTTTCCCACAAATCGGTAGACAATTCCATGTTTAGGTGGGGTCAGACAGGTGctagaagaaacaaaaaataggcTGGTAGGCTCGTCCCGCTTCGCCTTATATACTCGCTCGTTGCGAGAGATGATGCAATAGGCCCTGCAGGCATGTGTTGGAAGGGCCTAAGCGAGAGAGTGTGCGCACGAGAGAGAGCACAGGCGCGGCAAGGAAAGGCCTATGTGGAggaaagaaacaaaagaaacaCACGGGTTGCATTGGAAGCAGTTTATGTACgaaaaaaaggttcaaaaattgagataagAACACAAAGAATTCGATTTTCGTGAATTCTGAACGAAACTTTACGTTTTGGAcagtaaaaattgtgaaaatgaaGCAAGACAGTAGCTAAATTTAAAGGGAGGTGTTCTATTATGGGCAGGTCTCGCAACGCACAAGGAAGTTTTGAATGGATACGGTaggattattttttaaatttaattccattatttttgaaaatgtggtATATTTCGACACTACAACAGTTTCATAAaggataaaaaatttattatccAAATACATATTCACGAGTTCAATGATTCGAGTCGATTTTCTTCTTGATGGTGAACCCATTCGGGTGATAAGCAATATCGAATGTtccatttttagatttataaACAATTGAGCCAGATGAACTTGGAGTTGAGTGTAGATCGAAAACTTTAACGAGCAGTCTTGCACTGAATTTCACGTTTTCAGAagtaaaatattcgaaatttgttgattttagaAGAACCTCCTGAAAgtttatgttgaaaaattgatatattaAAGGAAACTTACATCTCGAAACTTGATGATGTCATCTCTTGAGAAAGATTCTCCAACAAAGTCGAAGTTCATAGATTTGAAGTGATTGAGATGCTTGAcaataatagaaaaatgtggaactttagacaatttcagattctttgCTTTTTTCCACTGTTCCAGGCCCACCAGATTTTCTCTTTCGGAACCAAGACATTTAATTGTTAAGTCTTCCAGAACTTCAGGCTTAACGTGTTGCAGAAGTTCAGCAATTTCATAAGTGTCATCCCAATTGATCAAAACTGATTTTGCCGACAAGATTCCAATTGATTCAAGAACGCCTTTAATAGCAAGAAAAATTCTGTACCATTCATCCATCCAGACCATAATATTAACTTCGAAACAATCCAGATTTAATCCTCGaatcttcaaaagttttgatacATCAGTCATAGCAACTTCCAATGGTTTCTTATCCTTAACAATCAGTTCCCGTTGCTCATAATTCACTTAATAGTCCTCATCCTACAATTCATAGGCCACCTGGCTATTGTTTGTTTCTAAATCAACTCTTGTCTCATCTAGATTCATCATTATCTTTTTCAGGGTAGATTTTTGATTGTCAATAATATCCTTGAAATCCCGACAAACTGCGCGTGCAgcaaacctgaaaattttgtatttacaaaacaaaaatgcaaTCAATTCTTACAGATCAATTGGATTCAGTTTATCAAGGATCATCGCTTGAACGTCGGTGAAAAGGCCGGTGAACTCTTTCCTCTCTGATGTATGAAATCTATAAAAGGTACTGTGATATTatgttcattgaaaaaaatgacaaaccTATCATAAGAGTCTACGGTTAAACTCCCATTTGCAAGTCCCATATACCAATATTCAAAGTGTCGGTATTCCATAAAGTGATCTCCAAATACCTTGCTCATTGCTTTATATGCATTGAAAACTTCAATGCCTTGAAGATGTTGAAATAAAACGCAGATTCGCAATGCTCTAGGGTCCATGACGATACATTTAACTTTGGGATcgattctaaaatttgaatgaaatttttcataaagcATACAGTTTAGTTTTTGCTACGTtggcagttttttgaaattacaattcAATAAAACAGATTCACGTAGCATAACATAATGAAAAACTTACTGATCGGACATTTTGACGATTTGAAACAAACTTCGTAGAGCTGGCGAAGTATcaagaaataaatgaatttgaaatttcatgggCGTTTGTTTTTCGTTTCACGCTCACGTAAAATTTGGctttctaaaatgttttaattatttcagtatttttttttaatacttgaaattaaaaagtgatatttattaaaatcgtTTGGCATAATCCGCAGCTTCAGCGGTAGTCAAAAACGGGAAAGGAATATTGACAATTAAAACAATTCCGGatacaataaaaaacaagaaagacCATTCTTCAGGAGTATTATTCGGACAAAGGTACCCTACTCCAAGAGGTACCAAAAACTGCCAAATGCATGCCATGAATGCAACAACAACAGTTGCAAAGTGAACATGTTGTTGgcatcgctgaaaattttggatttgtagattaaataaaatctgggagaaagaaaatttttaccAGTTGCAAACATTTAACTGTACCCATGATTGTAATGCCTGACAGAGTAACTGCAAAAGTATATGAAATTTGGGCAATTGTTCTGGAAGATgtctgaaataataattattaagaTTGctgagaaatcaaaaaagattAGAGCTACCAATGACATGACGACAAATCCAGCGGCCAATCCAATCATGGAGATTAGTGTGCAGGTAACAAACTTtgtctgaatttgaaaatgttcagttaGAAACTATTTGGGTAGGGTAAATAGGgaatttgcttcaaaatgccaaaaatggtctgaatttcaaaattgccaaaaaccaatgaaaaaagattctttgatttcaaataaattcccTGATTGAATTTCCTACAAAATCAGAACTTCAGGGCCAATCAGACTTAGTATGTGAAGTTCAAAATGTGTCGGAATGTCCCATCTCGGTTTGATCTCCGAAAATTGCGAgaatttagacgcagacttctaaACTGATTTCGCATTGTTAAGAGTGTGCTAACTTCcctttttttaggaaaaaaattcccgcatttttttgtagatcaacccgTTATGTGACTTCCTGAAACCACGCGAacttctcattttggagggaattcaatTTACATaacctaaaatttcagaaaaaaaatcacacttttaataattgaatttatattcttacccaattttttaattgttattttgtggttttcaaaccattttgagtatttaaaacaaaatctacTCCACCTATAAAAATCTAACCTTCTCGGAAAACATTGTCAGTCTATCCGTTAGTTGACCTGATGCAAATTTAACAATTGCACACGAAACAAACGGTAAAGCTGCTGCCCATCCGGTGCCTTTTACATCAAAATGTAAAACTTCTCTCAGATAAGTAGGTCCATACAAAACAAGTACGTAGAATGCAACATTTCTTCCGCACATTGAAAGCCACGTTGCAAGTACACATTTATCAAAGCATATTGCTCGGTACGGAACACTTTCTTTTCCTTTCTTTGGCTTCTTTTCAGCACAAATCATACTCAGCTCTTTGGATGATACGTGGAAATGATTCTTAGGAGCATCAGcgtacaaaaagaaaaataccaTATAGACGAGAATAGTAAGTGATCCAAAAATGTAATAGATCGGCCTCCACCCCCAATCCGATTCGCAAAGTATTCCTGAAACGGGCATACAGATGATGTTGCTCAATTGGAAACCACATGataaaactgccaaaaaagtGCCCATTTCAGTCTTTGGAGCCCATATTCCCGGAATATAAGCGACAACTGTGTAGAGGATTGATGTTCCGATTCCTTGTAATATTCTTACAATAAAAACAGCATAGAATCCCATGTGAACTGATAATGGAAAGAGTAGAGAACTGGCAGCAGAGATTATACCAAATAGTGTGAAGGTTATTCTGAAAGATAAAGATGTAGCATCGTCGAAATTTAGTCTAAACACACTTGTAATGCTCctaatttatcaaaataataaagttaaaagcttcgaaaaatattattttaaatcttCGTAAATTCGTGAATTTccaagctttcaaaaaaaaattgggctttttgaaaaatctcaaacacACATTTGTTTCATctcaaaatacaatttttcagtttacagTTTGTGGCAATCTGCCactttcaagaatttttttagtattatttcacaaatttaaatcaaaataaagGTTATAATTAtagtttcaaatcaaaaaaagtttatatattggtttgattaaaattattgaagctTGATGCTTGAATAAGTTCACTTTGGAAGATATAGGTCGAAGGCTGTCAGGCAGCTATTTTGGTGCCTGCACGCAAAGTTTTACAAAACATTAGCTAGTCAATggttcaatttaattttttaaattaaataacaGAATTCCATACATTCTACTCACCTCAACCCAATGTTATCTAACATTGGCACGAGTGGAAGCAATCCAATTACTGCTCCAATTGCAACTCCTGAGAAAATCCAAGATTTTTGACTTGGATCTTCCAGCCAATGCAAATCCGTTCTGTTATTACTATGAAAGTCCACAACTACATCTTCCATACAAATAACTGTGAAGTTGAAGCTTAAGGAATTCATTTGACCAACTGTCATACACAAAAGCCTGAATCAAAACTAATTTATGTTGtacgaaaaatatttaaacctACGAAAGTATCATAATCAAGTATCGAGTTTTGTGAAAGAACACAAAACTAGATATGTGCCGAACATCTGGGAATCCTGATTCAATAGTTATCACTGTCATAGTTGTATTACAACAAGAATGTTCAGTTCCTTTGACAAGTAGAGTTTATGGTTGTTCATTTGCATAATCACATATAACATCATTGATCAAAACATCAAACTtgtcctttttgaaaatgtggcGGAGGCAAGAGTAGAAATACTATCAAAAATCAtgtgaaacaatatttttgaattattatttatCATTCCCAGAATTTCGCTTAATCcgtgttttctaaaaatagtttatgTACCTATTCAATATAATTAGGCTattcaatataattttatagctattcaatataatttttactttttcctattttttctcttattttcacGTTCAAATAAACGTATTAAATAAATAGTAGATGGGAACAGTATTGCACACGGCCAACCAATCTCGAAAGCATCAAGCCACAAGTAGCCAGTTGGTGAATCTGGCGAAGCTTGAAATAGCTGGCGAAgactagttttttgtttttcttttttgccttTCTACATCCAAAACCTAGTTCGtaacaaaaatatgtatttgaGCATTGACAAATTATTTACCAGATTTTAGAATAATATGAAGAATGAACCAAAAATGAGAACATGGAAAAgagaaataaatcaaaattagtCCTGGAAGACGCATGGATCGGTCACTTTGACCttgaaaacttcgaaaatcTTAGCCAATTCCATGATTTTCAGGCGATCCAAATGAATTCTCTGAAACATTAAATCGTCAGTTTGGTGGACAATGGCCACGAAATTTCACCTGTAAACTATTCACAACAGTCATCAGTTTGATAAGTCTACCAGCATAGTTTGACATTTTGTActctttcaaataatattgatGAAGATCGTCGGCTATTTTCCCAATGAATTTCTCTCCCGCATCAAGAATATCACCTTGAAgagtttttcctgaaattttagaattattgGGAGAGCTCATTGAAAGGGGAAGTGCCCACCAGCAATATGCCATATGATTTGACACAACATGTAACTAATTTCAATTGTGGATGGATCAAGCTCCATAAGTGGACGAGCGACTTCTTCATACATTTGTGAGCACACATGTTGGAACATTTTTCGGAGCTCGAGGGAAGTGTAGTCGGTTATCTTGGAAAGATCAATTTCAACATCTTCCATTCGAATTGCAGTCGAATTTGAGGTGATGagaatctacaaaaatttgatattggTGTGGAGATTTCGTATAAATGCTGTCATATTAGTCcaacagatttttgaaaggtttcagacaaagttttggcagttgccacatttttaaaaaatttcattttgtaaaaacaaaattattagtttttgagaaacctcaagttacacaaaaatttaaacccACAAACTACTCATGTAAACTGCgaatgctccaaaaaaaaaaaagaagtttttttctgattttttttctccagaagttatattttttaaacaaaaattgtataaatagCAAAGAAgttaaattgtttcaatagaacattttttcgagctttccaaaatttttcaacatttcatgGCATAACTGACTTCctcaatattttctaaaattttcaattaaaagtttgataaaatatttttataaagttaacatttttgaagaggatttttttaaagatgtaaTGACTActggaaaatatcaaaaatagaaattatgATTAAAGCCTTTTATTCTCCTTTTATGGTCCATATAAACTATTTTCTGCAAAACAaaagtgttttattttgaaattatataaatattGGTAGATTTAATACGATATGGTCGAACCTACTAATTTTTAcgttattttcttgaaatcatattttttctaaacctgatggttttttccaattgaagTCGTTGTTAatgattggaaaaatatttccaaatcaTATCAAAAGTTCAACAGTAATGCCGAATctcatttatttgtttttcttcgtttctttcgtagatattttatgatttcaaGTGAGATCACGCATTACtttctaagaaaaaaacttttcaagaaaaaaaaaagaaattactCACTTTCTCCTCTATCGccctttttccaaaaatttccagtgaCATTGTCAGCTTCTCGAATCTCTGTGACACTTGCCaaactaatttgaaaatcgaaaacttttcTTCCAAACTCAATTCTCGAAATTCTTCAGAATGCATCATAAATTCTGCTTGTTTGGTCATTTCCATTCCCCACATATCAACCAATTGGTCCAGTCGTATAGTGTTTATGATCTGGTTATATTTGAACTACACTATAGTCTTCAATATGTATTATGTACTTACTCGGAAGTTTTGCATCTTTTTATTCTTCCGATGACGTCTCAAAGCCCAATCCATTTTTCCTAAAGTGCTGGTCGACTGGTAAACCGGATCATCAACTGGTATTTTGAACTGTAAACGTGGAATTTTACGGAATAAATATACGGGTCACAGCACAAACCTCCATAAAAGTCTTGTgtattttattcaaagttCTTGACAAATCATAAAGTGGTGGAGCATCTAAACAAGACTTTTTGGATCCAGGACTCCAATCTGAATATGCATCAACGTCAGTTGCATCGTCTTCTTCACTTTGACGTTTTCTATCAGTTGATGAAATCATATCACGATTCCATTGAACATCTGAAACATAATTGTTGTGGTTGTAAAGAAACATGATcctcaaaaaatataactcGTGAATTCAGGGAGAACATTTTGTGaaactattgaaattttacaacatTATTAACTGCTAATAAATGTTTGGAATTATGTATATTCGAGACTTCTGTTAAATATGATCTTGTGAAATGCCAATTcaattaagaaaatattttaggtACCACTAGAaacaaaataagtataatttgtagaatgattttattttctagtaTTTTTGTCCAAAACTTACAAATGCTAAACACAAAGTTCTACAGTAGTTAGTGGGGTCAGgctaattttgatttgaatgtATATACCTAGAAAGGAAATggtgaaactatttttttgtactCACTATCTGCGGTCATCCCGAGTTGTAGGCACTTTTTGTACCTGCACAATCTGCACAGATACCTCTCTGACTTGTCAATTCGACATCCTTGACTTGCTTTTCTGCACGAGTATTTTTTGTCCATGACAACAGAGCGTCTGAAAACTGTGTTATTTTTTGAGTGTCCAAAACATGTACCCTACCTGAAAAACGCAGCACAAGCCCTGCAAGACAAAACTCCAAAGTGGACACCGTGTGCCGTGTGTGCGCAAACTCGGCATTCGGAATCAGATGAAGATGACGACGGCTGCAACATTTCTCATCAAATGATATTCACTTTTGTGACTTCAATTGTGTTGTGTGCCCATTTCTCTGTGTTTCATGACCTGAGAGAGTGGCGAAGAGGAAGATGCGCAGGGGTGAAAGAGATTTAGTGTGTGCGTTTGGGAACAGAAATTGTGTGTTCGGCCATGGAGTTTGTGATCATTTACGTGCTTCGATGTAGTTAAAGAAATAAGACTAGAGACAAGCAATCATATTTTAAAGTAGATCTTACtttagaatattaaaaatctccaatttcaaATCTAAATGTGTTGTAGCGGCCATAGATTTTATAGAGTTTGTGACAGATCTAGATTTTTGATGTTTATCGGTAAATCACAATTGTAAGATAAACTTGGATACGGTATTTTGATAATAGTGCTGCTTTTCGTAATGGAAACATAGTTTTTGTGACTCATAAGACGCTAGATCCTTATGGGATTAATTCATTGATAAGAAATCACATAACCTATGACAACTAGAATGTGTTTAGTTCacgaaatcgaaaaaaaactaggtgATCCTAGATTTTATCAATTCCAACCTATTGTCAACTTGATAAATAAAAGTGTATCGTCATAATGAAATATCAAATGATGAAACATTTTGTAACAATTCCTACCTGATCTACACTCATTCGGGATTGCTCTATAAAAGCCGGTGGAGACATTCCGATTTCCATTGGTGATTgtgtttcctgaaaatttggaattgaCTAAAAGTAGAAAGTAGGTTGCAAGAAACAAATATATTGAATTCAAATGTGGTAGAAACTGATCAAttcgctgaaattttataaagtaAGCTACCCATCAGCGTGgtctaaaaattatcaaattggTAGAGAAATTTGCAAAGTTTGGGCAAGACTTTATTTGGATCAAGGCTACGTTTACGTTAAATGAGACTCTTGCCAAAAtcttacaaaaattgaaagcggTACAAGAGAAGTTTGGCAagaattgggcaaaaattggGCTCAGACTTGCCCAAGTCTTGCCCAACGTTTGCCCGAGCTTTGccattataaattttcaaccgAAACCTGAGCGAAAGCTCGCCGAGTTGGCCAGAAATCCCGAGCTTAATTTTATGTACAATTATATCAAGGGAATTTTCTGTATAAAAATACATGTATCCAATTCAAaagtcagaaatttttttgcaaatgtatgtagtaaattaaaaacaaactacaatttaTCCGTACAATTTACAGACTACACAAAAGCCTTAAAAGCCTAAAAAGCCAAAAGAATTAACCTTTCTTTGAATTGACGAATCATCAATGAGCTCAGGAACTTCCATGAGACTAGGCTTCTGACCTCTTGAAACCGAAACAATCAACTGACTGCCTAGAGGGCATGAACCACCGATAAAATGTAGGAATGGGcgggaattttgattttttgccaacCTTTCCGTATGGAATAATGAATAGAATCTTATGAGGTCTTGAACGATTGAAATGATATATCAAATCACAGAATATGTCACGGTTTCTTTAAACAcattggttttatttttgttatcaGATTGTGTCTGTGCGAGTTGGAGTGAGAAAACGGTGAAAGCAAAATTGAGAACAAATATTGACAGGGCTTGGGTACCTATCGAGACACTATGGAGAAATTCATAACGAATTCGTTTAGGAAGTGGATATGTGTGCCTTCTATGCGGATACAAAACCACACCTTATTTTCTATGCGAATACTTGGACTTTCAAATGGGAAACGACAAGAGGTGTTAGAAGGcagaaaatattggaatatcATATACAACGGTTTTAGACTATTCATGTGTCGTTCTGACTGATTTCatcttttctgttttattcCTATagtgtctctctctctctctctcttattgaaaacttccgtagaattgatttttgtaCTTCTGACTACAAACCACGAACATAGCAGTTTTGACACATTGCCTACAAGCCACACGTAGTGAGGCACCACTGAATGAGGAAACGCGATATGGGGGAACAAGCAACGTTGGGAAAATTTtagctggaatttttttccgtcCCTTTAGCTGAAGCTTTAGTGTGATTTGGTAAGAAAAACTCTATTTTAATCTggaacataaaaaattaatttcaatttaattacATTACTAACcgttatttccaatttttcagattagaATAGAGATTTTCTCACCTAACTATACTAATTATTATTACACTCATagggaaaaaaaatgctcggAAACCTGTTTCCACAGTTCATGTGTCTCCAAGTTGCGTCTCCTCGATTCGTATCTCGTAAATCAGTGGTGAGTCCATGACGCGTTTTGCGTCAAGGCGGTTTCTGGCGTGTTTTGCGGGAgctggcgcatttctcgtcTTTTTTGTGAACACTTTTTGGAACGCAGCTTCTTATTTCTTATTGGAATTgctttattttcttttaatttttctcaattattgtttcaaaaattactttattttttattttcaggtataATGTCGTCCAAATCGTCTGCACCACTGGAACCCACGTGGACCGAGACggtaaattaaattaaaactaatatgtttcaaatatcGATAATGTTTAGCTTGCCAAAGGACTCACACCTCGCTCTGAATGGCCAGACAAAGACGAATTATTGGATGTTGTTTACTGGGGAAAACAGGTgagatattaaaaaatttaaaactgcaaaagaaataaaaaaaacttccaataatttatataatttcacTCAAAACACTTCAATTATGCGTTGAAGTGTTTACAAAATGGGTTGTTTCTTggttgaatatttcaaaaacaaatttttcacataaatttcGGAAGTTTCTTCGAATAAGTTGGATTTCTTTTAAGAAAGGTGGAAATAGAGTAaccaatttcagaaattgagaatatcattcaaaaaatcgataattcaaaaagctttgataaaattattcttttaaaaaatctaacaatcagttagcatttttcattgtttctttCCAGGTTATCTCCCTGCTGCTGGGCTTCATCTTCGGAATTACCTCACTAACCGGAGTCCTCGTTTTAGTCTGCTACGTTGGAACGTCTTCCGTCATTGCTCACCACTTTGTTACAAAATTCCAACGAGTGGACGAAGAAGAAGTCGGAGGATTCTGGGAATTGTCGAAAGAAGGATTCGGTGCTGCTTTCGCTACCTTCATGGTTACGTGGATCACAACCTACACGTACTCGACACAAGTGTAGAGACCTTGGAAATATATATTagtatttattgaattttgtttagTTTACCTCGACAGTTTTGAGCCAAAAGCAATCAAAGTTACAACTTAAACATGTTCGTGTGCCGTTCTTCCCTTGTTAttccaaatatttaattttaaaattattttatttttgttctgtgatgtttttttgcgaattgtTTATCTTTAAATAGTTAAATATCAAACCCCAATTGCCTTCCGTTCAAATATATGAATCACTTTGAATTGAATCTCTAGAATTAATTGTTGTACTGACTGAAATGGACG
This is a stretch of genomic DNA from Caenorhabditis elegans chromosome V. It encodes these proteins:
- the F44E7.5 gene encoding F-box domain-containing protein (Confirmed by transcript evidence), whose product is MELSTDLWEKISYSLADHPPSLCLLSKSSSKLRELVQFVIGHYEAHLHITLPKDECCDEEKCSKEKVQFEMILNRKGSYRRGRAHFHSIFTCLTDKIDLAVNDLLELFAKELITLRFNNFPENSDVFTVFNKHSLPKCEDICFNGSLPVHNGVSDMFHSCHNMKRLVISNPNTDTDFSQFWPKLKGSKVETLDLMGHRVIPPHFHERVQASIKLETTFLLSKARSQVQAC
- the fbxa-183 gene encoding F-box domain-containing protein (Confirmed by transcript evidence); the encoded protein is MKFQIHLFLDTSPALRSLFQIVKMSDQIDPKVKCIVMDPRALRICVLFQHLQGIEVFNAYKAMSKVFGDHFMEYRHFEYWYMGLANGSLTVDSYDRFHTSERKEFTGLFTDVQAMILDKLNPIDLFAARAVCRDFKDIIDNQKSTLKKIMMNLDETRVDLETNNSQIRGLNLDCFEVNIMVWMDEWYRIFLAIKGVLESIGILSAKSVLINWDDTYEIAELLQHVKPEVLEDLTIKCLGSERENLVGLEQWKKAKNLKLSKVPHFSIIVKHLNHFKSMNFDFVGESFSRDDIIKFRDEVLLKSTNFEYFTSENVKFSARLLVKVFDLHSTPSSSGSIVYKSKNGTFDIAYHPNGFTIKKKIDSNH
- the F44E7.7 gene encoding MFS domain-containing protein (Confirmed by transcript evidence); protein product: MGTVKCLQLRCQQHVHFATVVVAFMACIWQFLVPLGVGYLCPNNTPEEWSFLFFIVSGIVLIVNIPFPFLTTAEAADYAKRF
- the F44E7.7 gene encoding Major facilitator superfamily (MFS) profile domain-containing protein (Confirmed by transcript evidence), which produces MTVITIESGFPDVRHISSFVFFHKTRYLIMILSLLCMTVGQMNSLSFNFTVICMEDVVVDFHSNNRTDLHWLEDPSQKSWIFSGVAIGAVIGLLPLVPMLDNIGLRITFTLFGIISAASSLLFPLSVHMGFYAVFIVRILQGIGTSILYTVVAYIPGIWAPKTEMGTFLAVLSCGFQLSNIICMPVSGILCESDWGWRPIYYIFGSLTILVYMVFFFLYADAPKNHFHVSSKELSMICAEKKPKKGKESVPYRAICFDKCVLATWLSMCGRNVAFYVLVLYGPTYLREVLHFDVKGTGWAAALPFVSCAIVKFASGQLTDRLTMFSEKTKFVTCTLISMIGLAAGFVVMSLTSSRTIAQISYTFAVTLSGITIMGTVKCLQLRCQQHVHFATVVVAFMACIWQFLVPLGVGYLCPNNTPEEWSFLFFIVSGIVLIVNIPFPFLTTAEAADYAKRF
- the F44E7.7 gene encoding MFS domain-containing protein (Confirmed by transcript evidence); this encodes MIGLAAGFVVMSLTSSRTIAQISYTFAVTLSGITIMGTVKCLQLRCQQHVHFATVVVAFMACIWQFLVPLGVGYLCPNNTPEEWSFLFFIVSGIVLIVNIPFPFLTTAEAADYAKRF
- the nhr-142 gene encoding Nuclear Hormone Receptor family (Product from WormBase gene class nhr;~Confirmed by transcript evidence) yields the protein MEVPELIDDSSIQRKETQSPMEIGMSPPAFIEQSRMSVDQPSSSSSDSECRVCAHTAHGVHFGVLSCRACAAFFRRSVVMDKKYSCRKASQGCRIDKSERYLCRLCRYKKCLQLGMTADNVQWNRDMISSTDRKRQSEEDDATDVDAYSDWSPGSKKSCLDAPPLYDLSRTLNKIHKTFMEFKIPVDDPVYQSTSTLGKMDWALRRHRKNKKMQNFRIINTIRLDQLVDMWGMEMTKQAEFMMHSEEFRELSLEEKFSIFKLVWQVSQRFEKLTMSLEIFGKRAIEEKILITSNSTAIRMEDVEIDLSKITDYTSLELRKMFQHVCSQMYEEVARPLMELDPSTIEISYMLCQIIWHIAGKTLQGDILDAGEKFIGKIADDLHQYYLKEYKMSNYAGRLIKLMTVVNSLQRIHLDRLKIMELAKIFEVFKVKVTDPCVFQD
- the nhr-142 gene encoding Nuclear Hormone Receptor family (Product from WormBase gene class nhr;~Confirmed by transcript evidence); this encodes MSPPAFIEQSRMSVDQPSSSSSDSECRVCAHTAHGVHFGVLSCRACAAFFRRSVVMDKKYSCRKASQGCRIDKSERYLCRLCRYKKCLQLGMTADNVQWNRDMISSTDRKRQSEEDDATDVDAYSDWSPGSKKSCLDAPPLYDLSRTLNKIHKTFMEFKIPVDDPVYQSTSTLGKMDWALRRHRKNKKMQNFRIINTIRLDQLVDMWGMEMTKQAEFMMHSEEFRELSLEEKFSIFKLVWQVSQRFEKLTMSLEIFGKRAIEEKILITSNSTAIRMEDVEIDLSKITDYTSLELRKMFQHVCSQMYEEVARPLMELDPSTIEISYMLCQIIWHIAGKTLQGDILDAGEKFIGKIADDLHQYYLKEYKMSNYAGRLIKLMTVVNSLQRIHLDRLKIMELAKIFEVFKVKVTDPCVFQD
- the F44E7.9 gene encoding Rab5-interacting protein (Confirmed by transcript evidence), with product MSSKSSAPLEPTWTETLAKGLTPRSEWPDKDELLDVVYWGKQVISLLLGFIFGITSLTGVLVLVCYVGTSSVIAHHFVTKFQRVDEEEVGGFWELSKEGFGAAFATFMVTWITTYTYSTQV